The window tagtgcacgggtacccgtgtactaaaagctacacggatcgaggtacggatatatgtaatacacgtgtacccgtgtctttttactacacgtaccataccgtggtctctactATTAACGTCTTCTCTTCCTTCATAGGTGGGTTTCTGTTTGTTTCAGTGGACGGGGACGGCCAGAACCCCCTGGACCCGTGGTCGATCGTCTGGTACATCGGCTCGTTCGGCGGCCTGGTGGCCTTCTTCCTGATAGTCAGCTGCTCGGAGTGGTGTTGTCGCCGCGGCGGGAGGCCGCTGTCGGTGGCGTGCTCCCAGCGGGCAGAGGTGCACGGCGGGCAGGTGGTCACGGAGACACCTCCGCCGCCGTACCACTTGTTCGCGCCTCCGCCGTACGACTCTGTCAACTACGGGGAGATCGTGGACAAGACTACCGGGGAGAAGGTGGACATCTACGTGATATCGGTGCCGATCGGTAGGCCGGTGGTGCAGGTCCCAGCCTAGGCGCCCCGCGGTCGCGTCCTCGGGACGAGGACTCAGGAGGAATCGACACCGAACGACACCGACAGCCTTCGGGGCGCAATGGATCCCTTCCCGAAGAAGCTTCTCCTGCAGgggagacgcgagggtggtTCCAGCGAAGCATCGACGCGCAACCATTTGACATTCGTCTGCTGACCCGTCTCGCCGCTGCTCGGCAGAGGAACGGCGCACGGTCCGGGGAGCACCCAGAAGACGAGCACGCGAGACACTCGAGCACCGAGCTCTGCGGAATTCCAATGCTTTAACGAGAGAATAACGGAGGTTCTCGATGACCGCGGGACGAAGCCAGGGACCCTTTTCGATGGAAGGATACTAGTGGATACGATTAAAGAGTTAGGCACGCTTGATGCTCGGGGCGGACGGAGTCCTCGTGGAACCAGGGACGATTAAAGACTCGACTGCTGAGCGGTGGGGGTCGAGGGCACCGAGCTTGATAGACGGGGGAATTGAGTAATCGGTTTTTAAGCGAGTGTAGATAAGACAGAGTGACTAGCAACGGGAATGCTTCTAGAGGTAGCCTAGTGGGAACGATGGAGCCGGCAACGGGAACAGCAATCAAATCTCATTGTACTTTAAACGATTGGACGCGAACGACAGTGGCGATGATGTCGCTCGTGGAACGAGCTGAAACGGCCGCGCAATTAAATGATTGGCGCGCGAGCGCTTCTAACGCGAATCTGTTGTACAGATATCAAGCGAGGAACTTTTAGATAGATTACGAAGCACGATGAGACATGTGGACGATAAGAGTTCACGGGTTAGCCGCGCGATTTTCTACGCTGTAGCGAAGCATCGAGGATTCTAGGGCCAGCCGCGGTGCTGTATAGGAGTCGTGGATTTTATTTCGAAGGAATTGTTTATGCGATCACTGCCTTGGCACGTGAATCGTGTCGAAATTACGCCACTCCGTCTTACCAGCTTCTTCGCGCCATGCCTGGTTGCGTTCAGTTTCGTCGTACTGCCATACTCTCCTGCGTTGTGCCGTTATCGTTCAAGCGACGCGCACCAGATCCCAACGCGGCAACGCACAAAGCGCCTTTGGATACTTTTATACGTTCGAAACATCGGTAGAAAAATCTGCGTGCGCGGTGAAAGACGAAAGGTCCAGGCCATCGAACTCGCCATCTTAATTGAGTACTGGATACTTGATACTCTGcttgaaataattatatatcgTAGCACAAACGTAGAAATCGGAGAACAATTTCATTTGAtgctttaaaaacattgtctGCTGTAATGGAAGAGAATTAAATAGACCGTGGAGGGAGCCGAGAAGCTAATTCAGCTCCGTTGCAAATGTTTAGGAGAACAGAGTAGCAGCTTCCTACAGTCAATTGATTCTCCTCCGATTATAATTACTTGGAGCAGTGTAAATGGCATCGACAGCGCGCTATTGTACGAACGTGCTTCCACCGTAGAAACCTTCGAATAATTCGCTCACTCGTGAAACAATGTCACGAGTGTATTCGCTATTCAGGCATACGTGTTCTGCGTTGATTGCTGCCGATCCCGGTGCATGCAGCC is drawn from Andrena cerasifolii isolate SP2316 chromosome 8, iyAndCera1_principal, whole genome shotgun sequence and contains these coding sequences:
- the LOC143372559 gene encoding uncharacterized protein LOC143372559 isoform X2, which encodes MIVLAWSLFVMVSLLAATIQAFLAAPLSVHGVSSYDVTGAQGPLESNEVIHKAINSHQYPDHSTTDDDRREAVYVIEFKSESNEKEESLQTKGDDASNVDGDGQNPLDPWSIVWYIGSFGGLVAFFLIVSCSEWCCRRGGRPLSVACSQRAEVHGGQVVTETPPPPYHLFAPPPYDSVNYGEIVDKTTGEKVDIYVISVPIGRPVVQVPA
- the LOC143372559 gene encoding uncharacterized protein LOC143372559 isoform X1; the encoded protein is MIVLAWSLFVMVSLLAATIQAFLAAPLSVHGVSSYDVTGAQGPLESNEVIHKAINSHQYPDHSTTDDDRREAVYVIEFKSESNEKEESLQTKGDDASNGGFLFVSVDGDGQNPLDPWSIVWYIGSFGGLVAFFLIVSCSEWCCRRGGRPLSVACSQRAEVHGGQVVTETPPPPYHLFAPPPYDSVNYGEIVDKTTGEKVDIYVISVPIGRPVVQVPA